The sequence GGCATCCCACGCTCGACGAGGCATTCCTCGCACTGACCGGAACACCACATAACGACGACCACCAGGAGGCACTCCGATGACACCAGGGCGGGTCACCCTCACGCGCAATCTGCTCGTCTACCGGCACCAGCCCGCACTCCTGGCGGTCACCCTCGCCGCGCCACTGGGCATGATGGTGCTGTTCGGCTTCGTCTTCGGCGGATCACTGTCCGGCGGCGAAGGCGAGGCCTATCGCGCGTTCATGGTGCCGGGGATGTTCGTCCTGGTAGCGGCGATGGGCGTGATCGCCACGGCGTCGACGGCGAACGCGGACCTCCGTGCCGGGATCACCGACCGGTTCCGGTCGCTCCCCATCTCCTCGGTGGCGGTCCCCCATGGGCTGGCACTCGCCGAGACCATCGCCGGTACCGTCTCGCTCGCCCTGATGGGCGGAGTCGGACTGCTGGCCGGCTGGCGCATCGAGGGCGGGGCCACCGATGCCGCCCTTGCCCTCCTCATCCTGATCGCTGCCCGCTGGGCACTGAGCTGGCTCGGGATCGCGATCGGCGTGACGGTGCGCAACGAGCAGATGCTGCAGCAGATCGCACCTCTGATCTTCGGTCTGGTCATGCTCTCCAACGTGTTCGTCCCGACCCAGACGATGCCGGTGATCCTCCGCCAGATCGCCGAGTGGAACCCGGTCAGCTCCTTCGTCGAGGCCGTCCGGCAGCTATTCGGCAACGCGGTCCCCCTCCCTGCCGACGCCGCGTTGCCCCTGCAGCATCCAGTCGCCACCAGTCTGGTCTGGCTGGGCGTGCTGACGCTGCTCTCGGTGCCCATCGTGGTCCGCAGCTACCGCTCCTGAGAGCGGTGGCACCGGTACGGAAACGCGACCGCTTCGAGGGTCAGAGCCGCGACTGGGTGAGCTGCGCGGTCGCGAGCGCAACCGACCAGGGCAAGCTACGCCGTCGCGAGCGCAACCGACCAGGGTGGGCTACGACGTCGGCGACTGACGCCGCCCCGGTGAGTGACGCCGTCGGCGCCCTCAGTGCGTGCGGTACTCGCCGAGAAGGCGCACGGCGCCGCCGTGGACGCCCTTAGTGCCGGAGACCAGCTGAGCGTCCGCGCTCTCCTCGACTTCGGCCGCGGCACGCACGACGCCGAGCTCCCAGGCGGGCAGACCCCGGTCCGCGCAGGTGGCCAAGGTCGCGTCCAGGCCATCGCCATCGCCATCGACTACAGCCACCATGCCCACACCCAGGTTGAGGGTGTTCTGCAGGTCGGTCCAGGGCACTGCGCCGAGGCGGCGGACCAGGTCGAACACCGGCGGCACGGTCCAGGAGTCGCGGTGGACGTCGGCGACCAGCCCGGCGGGCAGGACCCGGGCAAGATTGGCCGCCAGGCCGCCGCCGGTCACATGGGTGAACGCATGCACCCCGGCTCGTTCGTCGCGCGCTAGGGCAAGACAGTCCGCGGCGTACACCCGGGTGGGCTCGAGCAGTTCCTCGCCCAGGGTGCGGCCGAGCTCATCCACCTGCCGGTCGAGCTGCCAGCCGGCGACCTCGATCACCCGGCGCACCAGCGAATAGCCGTTGGAGTGCAGCCCACTCGCGCCCAGGGCCACCAGCACATCGCCCGGCCGCACCCGGTCCGGGCCGAGAAGATCATCGGCCTCGACCACACCAGTGGCCGCGCCGGCGACGTCGTACTCCCCGGGAGCAAGCAGACCTGGGTGCTCGGCGGTCTCTCCACCCACCAGCGCGGTGCCGGCCACCTGACAGGCGGCAGCGATGCCGCGGACGATGTCGGCGATCCGTTCCGGGACCACCGATCCACACGCGATGTAGTCGGTCATCACCAGCGGTTCGGCGCCGACCACCACGATGTCGTCGACCACCATGCCCACCAGGTCGAAGCCGATGGTGTCGTGGATGTCCAGGGCCTGCGCGATCGCCACCTTGGTGCCTACGCCGTCGGTGGAGCTGGCCAGCAGCGGGCGCCGGTAACGGGTCAGTGCCGAGGCGTCGTACAGGCCGGCGAAGCCGCCGACACCGCCGAGCACCTGAGGGCCGTGGGTGGCGCGGACGGCGTCTTTCATCAGCTCGACCGCCCGGTCGCCGGCCTCGGTGTCGACGCCGGCTGAGGCGTAAGTGATCGCAGGTGTCGCAGTGGGTTCGGTCATGGGTGCTGCAGCGCTCCAGCTCCGCCCGGGGTCACGGACAACGAGTGCAGGCCGTCCTCGGGTGCCCCGAGCGGCAGGTCGGCGTGGCCGGCCAGATCGCCGGCCTGATCGGGTTCCACCGGGACCGGGTAGCTGCCGGTGAAGCAGGCGGCGCACAGCCGGTCGGCGGGCTGTGCGGTGGCAGCGATCATTCCGTCGGTGGAGATGTAGCCAAGGGAGTCCGCCCCCAGACCGTGGCCGATCGCCTCCACGGTCAGGCCATTGGCGATCAGCTCGGCGCGGGTGGCGAAGTCGATGCCGTAGAAGCACGGCCACTTCACCGGTGGGGAGGAGATGCGCACGTGCACCTCGGCAGCACCGGCCTCGCGCAGCATCCGGATGAGCGCACGCTGGGTGTTGCCGCGCACGATCGAGTCGTCCACCACCACCAGTCGCTTGCCCCGGATCACCTCGCGCAGCGGATTGAGCTTGAGCCGGATGCCGAGCTGGCGGATGGTCTGGCTCGGCTGGATGAAGGTGCGGCCCACGTAGGCGTTCTTGGTCAGCCCCTGGGCGAACGGGATCCCGGACTCGGTGGCGTAGCCGATCGCGGCCGGTGTGCCGGACTCCGGCACCGGAATCACCAGGTCCGCCTCCGCCGAGTGCTCGCGGGCCAGTGCGCGGCCCATCTCTACCCGAGCGGCGTTCACCGAGCGGCCGGCGATGGTGGTGTCCGGGCGGGCGAGGTAGACGTACTCGAACACACAGCCCTTCGGCTTGGCCTCGGCGAAGCGCTGGGAGTGCAGGCCGTCGGCGTCGATCACCAGCAGCTCACCAGGTTCGACCTCCCGAACGAACGCGGCACCCACGATGTCCAGGGCCGCGGTCTCCGACGCCACCACCCAGCCGCGCTCCAGACGGCCGAGCACCAACGGGCGGATACCCTGCGGGTCGCGTGCGGCGTAGAGGGTGTCCTCCGTCATGAACGCCAGCGAGAAGGCGCCGCGCAGCCGGGGGAGCACGTCCAGGGCGGTCTGGGTCAGGCTGTGCTCGGCATCGCCATGCAGCAGGGCGGTGAGCACCGTGGTGTCCGAGGCGCAATCGACGCCGTCGTCGGGCAGATCGATGCCGTAACGCTCGGCGACCAGCCGGGTGAGCGCCCGGGTGTTGGTCAGGTTGCCATTGTGGCCCAGCGCGAGGGTGCCGGAGGCGGTCGGGCCGAGCGTGGGCTGAGCGTTCTCCCAGGTGCGCGCGCCGGTGGTGGCGTAGCGCGTGTGACCCAGGGCGATGTGCCCGGTCAGCGTGCTCAGCGCCATGTCGTCGAATACCTGGGACACCAGGCCCATGTCCTTGTAGACGAGGATCTGTGCGCCGTTGCTGGTAGCGATACCGGCAGACTCCTGGCCCCGGTGCTGTAGTGCGTAGAGCCCGAAGTAGGTCAGTTTGGCGACCTCTTCACCGGGGGCCCAGACGCCGAACACACCGCAGGCGTCCTGGGGGGCCTTCTCGCCGGGGAGGATGTCGTGCGTGAGCTGACCGTCACCGCGTACCACGCCCATATCGTCCCACACCGCGCGGCGCCCGCCGTACCCGCCTCCCGCTGCGCCCTCCGCGCCCCGCGCCACTCCCCCACACCGGCCGATCCCTGCCCCTCCCCGGGTCATCGGAGGTACCCCCGGCGATCGGAGGGAATCTCTACCCTCACTCCGATCCCGCAAACTACCTCCGTTCGCTGCACCGACGGACTTGCCGTCCCGTTGCCACTGTTTCCACAGCCCGCCGGCGCACGGAATCCGCGATTGGTAGGGACGTGATGGCCTCGGGCGATGCCATCCTCATCTCTACCTCCACCGCCCGACCTCCCCTTCGGACCTGATGGCCTCGTGACCCATGCGGCAGCCGCCACGCTGGGACGCCGCGAGCTACTTCGCAGCCTTCATGGTCAGGGGCACCTCGAACGCGTCGCCCGGGGTGCGTACCGGCAGCCGCTGGATAGGACCCGGCCCGCCATGGAACGCGCGGCGCTGGCCTACCTCCATCTCGTGTTGGCGGCCTCACGGCGGCTACTCCATCCGGTCTTCACCGGATACTCGGCCGCCGCTCTGTACCGACTGCCTATCGTCGGGCGCTGGCCCCGCGACGTCTACGTGTTGGGCACGGGTGCGCACGGGTCCCGTCGCCCTGGTGTCGTGACGGTCGGTCAACGACAACAGCTCGAGGTCGTCGAGCGCGACGGCCGGCTAGTCACGTCGGTGGAGCACACCCTGATCCAGCTCTCGCGGATGGCACCCCTGGGCACCGCACTAGTGGCTACCGACGCTGCCCTGCGTGATCTTCCCTATGTCGGCTGCGAACCACTGACCACACTGGAACGCCTCTGCACGGCTCACGAGGCACTGCGCCCGTATCGCGGGTCCGGTCGCGTGCAGGCTGTGCTCTCGCGGGCGACATCCCTGGCTGACGGGCCGCTTGAAAGCGCGAGCCGACTGGTCATCGAGGAACTGGGGTTCGCGGCACCGGTATTGCAGCGTGGCTTGTGGCTGCCGGTTTCGGGCCAAGATGTCTATCTGGACTTCTACTGGGAAGAGGAGCGGATAGCCGGCGAGGCCGACGGCTACGGCAAGTACCTCGGGCCCGGTGGGCCGGGTGTAGCAGCCAGCACGGTCATCGCCGAGAAGCAGCGCGAAGATGAGCTCCGGGAACAGGTCGCCGGGGTGCTGAGGTGGGACTGGCAAGACATGTGGCGCCGCCAACCGCTGGAGCGGAAGCTCCTCCGAGCCGGCATTCCTCGCCCTCGACGTTCGTCACGACTGCTGTAACGGCACCCTCAACCATCGGAGGTAACTTCCGGGGATGGAGGCAAGGTGCAAGCTGCCTCCATCCCCGGAGGTTGCCCTCCGATGAGTGGTGGCTGGTGGGTGGTGGGTGGTGGGTGGTGGGATGCTGGCGGGTGCACCGGGCACCGCGCACCGCGCACCGCGCACCAGGCACCAGGCACCAGGCACCAGGCACCAGGCACCAGGCACCAGGCTCAGTAGGCGAACTCGACCCGGCGCTCGTCCACATCCGCGCGCGAAAGCCGCACGGTGACCTTCTCCCCGAGCGGCAGGCCCACCCCGCGGACCCGGGCCCGGATCGCAGGCTCCGCGATCAGGATGGTGCCGCGGATCTCCACACCCTCATCGTCGCCAGAATCGTCCCCACGCGGGTCATCCACATCCACTACCACACCGGAGAACTTCTGCCCGATCCGCCCACGCAGCATGATCGCCTCGAGCAGGTCCACACAGTGCCGCTCGTACTCGGACGAGCGGCGGCGCGCACGGTCCATGATCCCGGGCAGATCCGGCAGCGCAGTGCGCACCCAGTCGGGCACCTCCTCGCCGGCGGTCTCGGCCAAGCAGATCTCCAGCCCGTACCGGTCCACCAGCCGGCGCAGCGGCGCGGTCACGTGCGCATACTCGGCAGCGATCGCGGAGTGCGGGGACGCAGGCGGGAGGTCGCCGTCGAACGTCAGATAGCCGGAGCCGCGGAACAGCGCCGTCGCCTCGTGGAAGAACGCCGCATGCTCCGGAATCGTGGCGTCAAGGCCGGCGAGCACCTCGCCGTAGCTGGCGTCGGCGGGCCAGTCGATATCGAGCCCGTGCGCAGCACGTCGCACCCGGTTGATATCGCGCTGCTGCGCCGGTTGCAGCGTGCGCAGCACGCCGATCCGCGCCGTGCGCATCAGCTGAGCCGCCGCGATCCCGGTGAGCAGGGAGATCTGCGCGTTCCAGTCCTCCACCGGCAAGTTGGCCCGGTAGACCAGCCGGTACCCGTCGTCGTCGGAGGCCACCTCCTGCTCGGGGATCTCCAACGAAGCCCCACCGCGGGCAATCTCCAGCCGGGCGCGCAGCATCCCGATCTCCGGCAGCAGGGAGAGCGACTCCCCCGCCTCGCCGGCATCGATGCGCTGCTGCACCTGCTCGTAGGTGAGCTGCTCCCGACTGCGCACCAGCGCCCGGCGCACCCCCGCCTCGCGAATCTCGCCCTCCGCATCCAGGCGGATCGTCCACAGGCACGCCGGCCGGGACTGCTCCGGCAACAGGCTCGCGGCCCCCTCGGAGAGCACCGCCGGGTGCAGCGTGATCGAGGTGTCCGGGCCGTAGAAGGTGACGCCGCGGTCGGCGAGTGCAATATCCAGTGCTCCGCCGGCCTGCACGAACGAGGCCGGGTCGGCAATCGCATAGTGCACCAGGTAGCCGTCGCCGTCCCGCTCCAAGTACATCGCCTGGTCCAGGTCCTTGGCCCCCGGCGGATCGACGGTGACCAGTGGCAGTGCGGTGGCATCTTCGGTGGCGGCCGCGGCCTGATCGGCTGCCCGCTCCGCCTCGGCCAGCGCCTCGGGTGGGAACTCACCGGGGACATCGAGCTCGGTCCGCAGCTCCGCCAGCAGCGGCGCGGCGATCTTTGCCGCAGCATTGACCAGCCGCAGGTGGCGCTGCGGTGTCGCGTCGTTCATCGACGTCCCTTTCCGGTCCGCTTCGTCCGGGGCGGCACCCGCGCGGCCCGGTCGGTAAGCATGGCGACGGCGCAGCTCACCAGGATCAGGAACGGCACCAGGATCGTCACCAGCAGCAAGAAAAGCCCCCAGGGGCTGACACCGCTCTGCTCCGCCGCTACCGGGGTGTAGTCCGCAAGCAGGGCAGCCACCGCCGATACGAGCAGTCCCACCAGGGCACCGAACACAACGAACCTTTTGTACCGAGGCGCCCGGCGCACGCGCGAGCGGTCGGCGAGACCGGTGACCTCCGACTCGCCGACCACTGTGCCACCAGCAGCGAGGATCGGTCCGTCCGGATCGGGGCCCGCGCCGGCGGCACCCTCCCGATCGGCGTCCGGGCCAGAAGTAGCGTCCGGGTCGGGCTCCGCGGGGGGCGCCACGTCGACGGCGGGGTCGGCGGTAGTGGCCCCCGCCGAGTGGGCCCCCGCCGAGTGGGGCGTCGCCGGGTCCGGCTCCGCCACTGCGGGCTCTGCGGGGGATGCACCGGAGTCCGCGCCACCGCCGTGCTTGATGCTCATGGTTCGACGCTAGCGGACGAACAGGGGCAGCACTGCATCCAGGTCGGCCCGCTGCCCGGACGCCGTGACCGCACCGGCGGCAACGGCGTCGGCCCAGGTGAGCTGCCCAGTGACCAGCTGCAGCCACGTCTGCTGGTCGGTCTCCACCACGTTCGGTGGGGTACCCCGGGTGTGCCGCGGCCCCTCGATCACCTGCACCACCCCGGCCGGCGGCACCCGCACCTCCACCGAGGTCCCGGGCACTCGCTCGCCGAGCTCCTCCAAGGCGTACCGGACGGCGGTGCGCACCTGGGCGGGCTGCGCCCGCCCCGCCCGCCACTCGGCCAAGGTGCGCGCACCTTCGTCAAGGTCGATCCGCCGTCGTGCCATACCGCCGAAGATACCGCGCCTGGCCGCGGCACGATCCGCCGTCGATACCGGTGGCTGAGGTCTCCATCCACTCCCCCTCGCCCCAATCGGGCTCGCCCGTGTACACTCATTCCCAGGTTGCAGTGAACGAACGTCGAACGCCCCAGACCTGAAGGCTGGGGCGTTTCTCTTCACCGGATGAAGTCGACGGACACCGTGGCTTCCCAGCGCGAGAATCGGGCTGGATTTTCTGTGAAGGACATCGCATGACCGTAGGTACCGTGAAGTGGTTCAACTCCGAGAAGGGCTTTGGCTTCATCGCCCCCGAGGACGGCAGCGCCGACGTGTTCGCGCACTACTCGGCAATCGTGGCCGATGGCTACCGTTCGCTGGAGGAGAACCAGCGTGTGGAGTTCGAGGTGACGCAGGGCCCGAAGGGTCCGCAGGCCTCCAACATCCGCGCTCTCTGAGCCAGCTCGACTGAGCCACGCGTGCCGGTGGCCCCTCTGGGGGTCGCCGGCACGCGTCGTTAACGCCCCGGCCGATCGCGCAGGTACCGCTCACGCCTCGGGCATCATGGTGCCGTACCGCTCACGCCTGCGCCCGATCGCGCACTCACCGCAGACTCTGGTCCGGTGCCACGCACATACGGGCCCGGTACCGCGGAACACCTCGCCGCGTGCGTCAGACCTGGGTCACCGGCGGTCGGGACTCGGCGTCTTGCTCGGCCGCAGCCTGCACCGCCTGCGCGATCTTGGTGTGCAGATTCTGGTTGAACACGCTGGGCACGATGTAGGTGGCGTTCAGCTCCTCCGGGGACACCACGTCAGCGAGGGCGTGCGCGGCCGCGAGAAGCATCTC is a genomic window of Ruania zhangjianzhongii containing:
- a CDS encoding sterol carrier family protein, with product MARRRIDLDEGARTLAEWRAGRAQPAQVRTAVRYALEELGERVPGTSVEVRVPPAGVVQVIEGPRHTRGTPPNVVETDQQTWLQLVTGQLTWADAVAAGAVTASGQRADLDAVLPLFVR
- the purM gene encoding phosphoribosylformylglycinamidine cyclo-ligase, encoding MTEPTATPAITYASAGVDTEAGDRAVELMKDAVRATHGPQVLGGVGGFAGLYDASALTRYRRPLLASSTDGVGTKVAIAQALDIHDTIGFDLVGMVVDDIVVVGAEPLVMTDYIACGSVVPERIADIVRGIAAACQVAGTALVGGETAEHPGLLAPGEYDVAGAATGVVEADDLLGPDRVRPGDVLVALGASGLHSNGYSLVRRVIEVAGWQLDRQVDELGRTLGEELLEPTRVYAADCLALARDERAGVHAFTHVTGGGLAANLARVLPAGLVADVHRDSWTVPPVFDLVRRLGAVPWTDLQNTLNLGVGMVAVVDGDGDGLDATLATCADRGLPAWELGVVRAAAEVEESADAQLVSGTKGVHGGAVRLLGEYRTH
- a CDS encoding ABC transporter permease, producing MTPGRVTLTRNLLVYRHQPALLAVTLAAPLGMMVLFGFVFGGSLSGGEGEAYRAFMVPGMFVLVAAMGVIATASTANADLRAGITDRFRSLPISSVAVPHGLALAETIAGTVSLALMGGVGLLAGWRIEGGATDAALALLILIAARWALSWLGIAIGVTVRNEQMLQQIAPLIFGLVMLSNVFVPTQTMPVILRQIAEWNPVSSFVEAVRQLFGNAVPLPADAALPLQHPVATSLVWLGVLTLLSVPIVVRSYRS
- a CDS encoding RNB domain-containing ribonuclease, which translates into the protein MNDATPQRHLRLVNAAAKIAAPLLAELRTELDVPGEFPPEALAEAERAADQAAAATEDATALPLVTVDPPGAKDLDQAMYLERDGDGYLVHYAIADPASFVQAGGALDIALADRGVTFYGPDTSITLHPAVLSEGAASLLPEQSRPACLWTIRLDAEGEIREAGVRRALVRSREQLTYEQVQQRIDAGEAGESLSLLPEIGMLRARLEIARGGASLEIPEQEVASDDDGYRLVYRANLPVEDWNAQISLLTGIAAAQLMRTARIGVLRTLQPAQQRDINRVRRAAHGLDIDWPADASYGEVLAGLDATIPEHAAFFHEATALFRGSGYLTFDGDLPPASPHSAIAAEYAHVTAPLRRLVDRYGLEICLAETAGEEVPDWVRTALPDLPGIMDRARRRSSEYERHCVDLLEAIMLRGRIGQKFSGVVVDVDDPRGDDSGDDEGVEIRGTILIAEPAIRARVRGVGLPLGEKVTVRLSRADVDERRVEFAY
- the purF gene encoding amidophosphoribosyltransferase translates to MGVVRGDGQLTHDILPGEKAPQDACGVFGVWAPGEEVAKLTYFGLYALQHRGQESAGIATSNGAQILVYKDMGLVSQVFDDMALSTLTGHIALGHTRYATTGARTWENAQPTLGPTASGTLALGHNGNLTNTRALTRLVAERYGIDLPDDGVDCASDTTVLTALLHGDAEHSLTQTALDVLPRLRGAFSLAFMTEDTLYAARDPQGIRPLVLGRLERGWVVASETAALDIVGAAFVREVEPGELLVIDADGLHSQRFAEAKPKGCVFEYVYLARPDTTIAGRSVNAARVEMGRALAREHSAEADLVIPVPESGTPAAIGYATESGIPFAQGLTKNAYVGRTFIQPSQTIRQLGIRLKLNPLREVIRGKRLVVVDDSIVRGNTQRALIRMLREAGAAEVHVRISSPPVKWPCFYGIDFATRAELIANGLTVEAIGHGLGADSLGYISTDGMIAATAQPADRLCAACFTGSYPVPVEPDQAGDLAGHADLPLGAPEDGLHSLSVTPGGAGALQHP
- the cspE gene encoding transcription antiterminator/RNA stability regulator CspE: MTVGTVKWFNSEKGFGFIAPEDGSADVFAHYSAIVADGYRSLEENQRVEFEVTQGPKGPQASNIRAL